From the genome of Apodemus sylvaticus chromosome 3, mApoSyl1.1, whole genome shotgun sequence, one region includes:
- the Osbpl9 gene encoding oxysterol-binding protein-related protein 9 isoform X5, translating to MCTSCSRGEPASSPSAFLGLDSGFVPSVQDFDKKLTEADAYLQILIEQLKLFDDKLQNCKDDEQRKKVETLKDTTNSMVESIKHCIVLLQIAKDQSNAEQHADGIISTINPVDAIYQPSPLEPVISTMPSQTVLPPEPAQLCKSEQRPSSLPVGPVLATLGHHQTPTPNSTGSGNSPPSSSLTPPSHVTLSPNTVPEFSYSSSEDEFYDADEFHQSGSSPKRLIDSSGSASVLTHSSSGNSLKRPDTTESLNSSMSNGTSDADLFDSHDDRDDDGEAGSVEEHKSVIMHLLSQVRLGMDLTKVVLPTFILERRSLLEMYADFFAHPDLFVSISDQKDPRDRMVQVVKWYLSAFHAGRRGSVAKKPYNPILGEIFQCHWTLPNDTEENTELVSEGPVPWVSKNSVTFVAEQVSHHPPISAFYAECFNKKIQFNAHIWTKSKFLGMSIGVHNIGQGCVSCLEYDEHYILTFPNGYGRSILTVPWVELGGECNINCSKTGYSANIVFHTKPFYGGKKHRITAEIFSPNDKKSFCSIEGEWNGIMYAKYATGENTVFVDTKKLPIIKKKVRKLEDQSEYESRSLWKDVTFNLKIRDIDAATEAKHRLEERQRAEARERKEKEIQWETRLFHEDGECWVYDEPLLKRLGAVKH from the exons CTTTTTGATGACAAGCTTCAGAATTGTAAAGATGATGAACAGAGAAAG AAAGTTGAAACTCTCAAAGACACAACAAAT AGCATGGTAGAATCAATTAAACACTGCATTGTATTGCTACAGATTGCTAAA GACCAGAGTAATGCGGAGCAGCACGCAGATGGAATTATA AGTACTATTAATCCTGTAGATGCAATATACCAGCCTAGTCCCTTGGAACCTGTGATCAGCACAATGCCTTCCCAGACTGTCTTACCTCCAG AACCTGCTCAGTTGTGTAAGTCAGAGCAGCGTCCGTCTTCCTTACCTGTTGGACCCGTGTTAGCTACCTTGGGACATCATCAGACTCCAACACCAAATAGTACAG GCAGTGGGAACTCGCCACCTAGCAGCAGCCTAACTCCTCCCAGCCATGTCACCTTGTCTCCAAATACAGTCCCAGAGTTCTCTTACTCTAGCAGTGAAGATGAGTTCTATGATGCTGATGAATTCCATCAAAGTGGCTCATCCCCAAAGCGCTTAATAGA ttctTCTGGATCTGCCTCAGTCTTGACACACAGCAGCTCCGGAAATAGCTTAAAACGCCCAGACACCACAGAATCCCTGAATTCCTCCATGTCCAATGGCACAAGCGATGCTG ATCTTTTCGACTCACATGATGACAGAGATGACGACGGGGAGGCGGGGTCAGTGGAGGAGCACAAGAGTGTTATCATGCACCTCTTATCACAAGTCAGGCTTGGGATGGACCTCACAAAG GTAGTTCTTCCAACATTTATTCTCGAGAGAAGATCTCTGTTAGAAATGTACGCAGACTTTTTCGCACATCCAGACCTGTTCGTGAG CATTAGTGATCAGAAGGATCCCAGGGATCGAATGGTGCAGGTTGTGAAATGGTACCTCTCGGCCTTCCATGCAGGAAGGAGAGGATCGGTGGCCAAAAAGCCGTACAATCCTATTTTGGGTGAGATCTTTCAGTGTCACTGGACGTTGCCGAATGATACTGAAGAGAACACA GAGCTCGTTTCAGAAGGGCCGGTTCCCTGGGTTTCTAAGAACAGTGTAACATTTGTGGCTGAGCAAGTTTCCCATCATCCGCCCA tTTCAGCCTTTTATGCTGAGTGTTTTAACAAGAAGATACAATTCAATGCTCATATCTGGACTAAATCAAAATTCCTTGGGATGTCAATTGGGGTACACAACATAGGTCAGG GCTGCGTCTCCTGTCTGGAGTACGACGAGCACTACATCCTTACATTCCCCAACGGCTATGGAAG GTCTATCCTGACAGTACCCTGGGTGGAATTAGGAGGAGAATGCAATATTAACTGCTCCAAAACGGGTTACAGTGCAAACATCGTCTTCCACACTAAGCCTTTCTATGGGGGCAAGAAGCACAGAATTACTGCAGAGATTTT ttctCCAAATGACAAGAAATCCTTCTGCTCAATTGAAGGGGAATGGAATGGTATCATGTATGCAAAATACGCCACAGGG GAAAACACTGTCTTTGTAGACACCAAAAAGTTGcctataataaagaaaaaggtgAGGAAGTTGGAAGATCAGAGCGAGTATGAGTCCCGCAG CCTTTGGAAGGATGTCACGTTCAATTTAAAAATCAGAGACATTGATGCAGCGACAGAGGCAAAGCACAGACTTGAAGAAAGACAAAGAGCAGAAGCccgagaaaggaaggagaaggaaattcAGTGGGAGACGAGG CTCTTTCACGAAGATGGAGAATGCTGGGTTTATGATGAACCATTACTGAAGCGTCTTGGTGCTGTGAAGCATTAG
- the Osbpl9 gene encoding oxysterol-binding protein-related protein 9 isoform X6, whose translation MALLLAACGGLDSGFVPSVQDFDKKLTEADAYLQILIEQLKLFDDKLQNCKDDEQRKKVETLKDTTNSMVESIKHCIVLLQIAKDQSNAEQHADGIISTINPVDAIYQPSPLEPVISTMPSQTVLPPEPAQLCKSEQRPSSLPVGPVLATLGHHQTPTPNSTGSGNSPPSSSLTPPSHVTLSPNTVPEFSYSSSEDEFYDADEFHQSGSSPKRLIDSSGSASVLTHSSSGNSLKRPDTTESLNSSMSNGTSDADLFDSHDDRDDDGEAGSVEEHKSVIMHLLSQVRLGMDLTKVVLPTFILERRSLLEMYADFFAHPDLFVSISDQKDPRDRMVQVVKWYLSAFHAGRRGSVAKKPYNPILGEIFQCHWTLPNDTEENTELVSEGPVPWVSKNSVTFVAEQVSHHPPISAFYAECFNKKIQFNAHIWTKSKFLGMSIGVHNIGQGCVSCLEYDEHYILTFPNGYGRSILTVPWVELGGECNINCSKTGYSANIVFHTKPFYGGKKHRITAEIFSPNDKKSFCSIEGEWNGIMYAKYATGENTVFVDTKKLPIIKKKVRKLEDQSEYESRSLWKDVTFNLKIRDIDAATEAKHRLEERQRAEARERKEKEIQWETRLFHEDGECWVYDEPLLKRLGAVKH comes from the exons CTTTTTGATGACAAGCTTCAGAATTGTAAAGATGATGAACAGAGAAAG AAAGTTGAAACTCTCAAAGACACAACAAAT AGCATGGTAGAATCAATTAAACACTGCATTGTATTGCTACAGATTGCTAAA GACCAGAGTAATGCGGAGCAGCACGCAGATGGAATTATA AGTACTATTAATCCTGTAGATGCAATATACCAGCCTAGTCCCTTGGAACCTGTGATCAGCACAATGCCTTCCCAGACTGTCTTACCTCCAG AACCTGCTCAGTTGTGTAAGTCAGAGCAGCGTCCGTCTTCCTTACCTGTTGGACCCGTGTTAGCTACCTTGGGACATCATCAGACTCCAACACCAAATAGTACAG GCAGTGGGAACTCGCCACCTAGCAGCAGCCTAACTCCTCCCAGCCATGTCACCTTGTCTCCAAATACAGTCCCAGAGTTCTCTTACTCTAGCAGTGAAGATGAGTTCTATGATGCTGATGAATTCCATCAAAGTGGCTCATCCCCAAAGCGCTTAATAGA ttctTCTGGATCTGCCTCAGTCTTGACACACAGCAGCTCCGGAAATAGCTTAAAACGCCCAGACACCACAGAATCCCTGAATTCCTCCATGTCCAATGGCACAAGCGATGCTG ATCTTTTCGACTCACATGATGACAGAGATGACGACGGGGAGGCGGGGTCAGTGGAGGAGCACAAGAGTGTTATCATGCACCTCTTATCACAAGTCAGGCTTGGGATGGACCTCACAAAG GTAGTTCTTCCAACATTTATTCTCGAGAGAAGATCTCTGTTAGAAATGTACGCAGACTTTTTCGCACATCCAGACCTGTTCGTGAG CATTAGTGATCAGAAGGATCCCAGGGATCGAATGGTGCAGGTTGTGAAATGGTACCTCTCGGCCTTCCATGCAGGAAGGAGAGGATCGGTGGCCAAAAAGCCGTACAATCCTATTTTGGGTGAGATCTTTCAGTGTCACTGGACGTTGCCGAATGATACTGAAGAGAACACA GAGCTCGTTTCAGAAGGGCCGGTTCCCTGGGTTTCTAAGAACAGTGTAACATTTGTGGCTGAGCAAGTTTCCCATCATCCGCCCA tTTCAGCCTTTTATGCTGAGTGTTTTAACAAGAAGATACAATTCAATGCTCATATCTGGACTAAATCAAAATTCCTTGGGATGTCAATTGGGGTACACAACATAGGTCAGG GCTGCGTCTCCTGTCTGGAGTACGACGAGCACTACATCCTTACATTCCCCAACGGCTATGGAAG GTCTATCCTGACAGTACCCTGGGTGGAATTAGGAGGAGAATGCAATATTAACTGCTCCAAAACGGGTTACAGTGCAAACATCGTCTTCCACACTAAGCCTTTCTATGGGGGCAAGAAGCACAGAATTACTGCAGAGATTTT ttctCCAAATGACAAGAAATCCTTCTGCTCAATTGAAGGGGAATGGAATGGTATCATGTATGCAAAATACGCCACAGGG GAAAACACTGTCTTTGTAGACACCAAAAAGTTGcctataataaagaaaaaggtgAGGAAGTTGGAAGATCAGAGCGAGTATGAGTCCCGCAG CCTTTGGAAGGATGTCACGTTCAATTTAAAAATCAGAGACATTGATGCAGCGACAGAGGCAAAGCACAGACTTGAAGAAAGACAAAGAGCAGAAGCccgagaaaggaaggagaaggaaattcAGTGGGAGACGAGG CTCTTTCACGAAGATGGAGAATGCTGGGTTTATGATGAACCATTACTGAAGCGTCTTGGTGCTGTGAAGCATTAG